The genomic region gcactccgggtactctaacgcacacaaacaaacaagcatacaataaatacTCATCTAACGCatagataaaactcaaataagagatctaaccagaaagttcaacttaagaatttcagtttgcaaaaagaaacaaaacaaacgaagagacgaaaggcaaacggcgaaagaaacaagcttcgtttactaatctaggtctaagtcaaattttacagaagcaaaaacttgtttgagttggttaaacggaaagagggtttcgagacgaaactctaggcgcttgaatcgcctgattccgataaacgagcgaaaagttaaactaaaacgaaaatcggatcagaaatcgcgatcagaaataatcgcgaaaaaattccgacaaaaaagaaaaacgacgaacaggctaacgaaacgaacgaacgttcgttgtctgcgtctaaacggcgaaaaccgttcgttaaaacgaacgtacggacgaacgtcctctaaataaataaaccgaataAAACCAATCTAAAAAAATTAACCGCGAGTTCTAacgaaaaaccgatcggttttccgtagAAAACCGatggcggcgggctccggcgcggggcggcggcggcggcgtgctccggCGCGAGCGGGATCCGGCTAGGGTTTGGGTTTTCGGGTGGGGGCGGGTTGAACGGGCCTCGGACGGCGGCTTTTAAAGGCCGGCCCGagaagtcctggccgagtacggccatAAGTCGATCGACTTTTTAAAAAAACAATAATTTTGACGTGcataaaaggaaagaaaagaaattctaaacggattccaaaaattccgaaataatttttcccagacttccaaaatcaagccggacaaagtgaacatttatttggtgcctaaatacaattttgaaaaacgcgcatttttcctaaattcaaataaaacagcgaaaaactccaaaataaaatcttatttgattttttattaaatcctcaatatttctttatttttggaaagtaattttattccctctcacttatttttataattgaaataattgaagataaaataaataaaatcaaatgatcctcttttcataattcgagaaaacctcaaatatgaaaataacgaaatccccaactctcttcgtaggtccttgagttgcatgggatttctaggatcaaccaaaatgcaataaaatatgatatgcaatgatgatttaTGTATAatatttcaaattgaaaatttgggatgttacaggtttaGACGTCAGTAATGCCCATAAAGTGGCTGCCGGTGAGCCTATATAATTTCCAAGATGATCGCGATGAATTGCAGTTCCTGTAACTCTCTCACGGGCGCCCGCTGCGCcccttttagttttttttagaAGACCCTTTTAGTTGTTTGCACTAACGGGCGCATTGGTGGGATTCAAACTCACGACTTCTTCATTCTACGTAAGCCGCACTAACCAACCGGCCAACCACATCAGACGTGTTCATTCAcatcttcttctttcttttcttctttcttttttttccttttcatgtTCCTTTTTCTCCTTTGCTGGAACAATTTTGttcaatttttatttttctttgttaaatgcgtgaattttttttcaaatccgataaactgtttttcaaaatcaatgaactccttttcaaaatcgatgaattttttttcaaaaccgacGAACTCTTTTCAAAATCAACAAACTCTTTTCAAAaacgatgaactctttttcaaaattgatgaacttttttttcaaaatcgatgaactctttttaaaaaccgatgaaccttttttcaaaatcaatgattttCTTTTCAATTCGATGGACTCTTTTTTCCTTTAAAAAATGATAAAATTGATTTATTAGAATCAATGGTCTTTAAAAAAACAATGGACTTTTCTAAAAATCAATGATCTTGTTTTCAAATTTACCTTTTTCAAAATAATTTATATTTGTTTTACTAAAGAAAACGTTAACTAGGATGGTTTTTCTAGGAGTGTACAGAAGAACTAGCCTTTTCTAGTTGTTAATGCATCAAGCTGTGAATGGCGTGGTGCTGGGTTTGAATCCCAGCTATCCTATATTTTCAAAGAAAAAATCAAGCAAATCCCATATTTTCAACTCCTTTTTTGAGCGGTAAACCACACTTTATTAAGCAGAAGTACGGTTCACATGAATAATTAACGAGTCATGGGGCAAGCCCAGCCACACATGGCGACCCTCAGGTAAGGAATAAGTAAACTTAGCTAAACTATGAGCTTCAAAATTCAAAAGACGGCCTTCGAAGGTGAACTTGCATGAAGTGAGCTCCTTCGATCTTGCTTGGATTTCTTTGATAATCGCACTATACCTTCCTTCAGTTCCTTTCTTTACTTCCTCGACTACCGTCTTGCAAAGAATCAAGGAGGCGTTGGCACCGCTGGATGTTCCACAAAAATACGCCAAGGTTCTTCCTGGACACGGATGGCGACCCCCTGAGGCTGGGTATGTTACTCTTACATTTGATGGAGCTTTAAATTCAGAGCTCGAGGCAGGGGGTGCCGGTAGTGTGGCGCGATCGGCGACTTCCTTTCTTGGAGCGTGGAGCAAGCCATATCCCGGCGTGTCGAATCTGTTGGTCATGGAGGCGCTAGCACTGCGAGATGTTGTCAAACTTGCCAATATTCATGGATTCACGCAGGTGCTTATGGAGACCGACTGCCTTCAACTAGTCGAGCTATGGAATACCCGGTTGCCAGCGATTTCTTTCGTGGCACCGCTTTTAAGTGAAATTAGAGAGCTATCCCTTCATATTAATTTCTTTGTAATAATTCAACACATTTATAGATCGGCCAATGTACCGACCCATTTGTATGCTAAGCGAGCTTGCACGCTACTCCGTccgtccttgaaagagtgtactttCAACTTTGTTGAAAAGTCAATTTTTTTTATGTTTGACCGCATTTACACAATAATAGACCAACATTTATACCATCAAATTAGTAGAATTAGATTCAAGATAAAATATATTATtgtcatatacctatttggtttcacaagcaTTGACATTTTTTTGTATAAACTCGGTCAACCTTTGAGATAGTTTGACTCTCCAACAATGGAAATACACTCTTTCAAGGACGGAGGGGGCAAGTGTGTCTGAAAGTTTGATCGATGAGACTCCAAGCTTCCTGATCAGCACCCTTTTGGCGGACTGCAACAAGAATGCATTAGTTGAATATATAAAGCTCCAAAGTTTCCCGAAAAAAAAAACTATCTTGCACAACACGCGTCACATTGATTCAGTAGCAGCCCACTTTGCAACGAGCGACCAGTCCACGGCCCATCCAGGAAGCACGCACGGATCCAACGGCCGAGAAAACGTGTTGTGCGGGTGAGATCCCCGAAATTAGAGACAAATGATAGGCCCAACTGCAGTATCAGCCCAAATAGCCCATTCAGCAGATGACTAACCGCAGCACAGGCAGCAGAAATCCGATCCGTGCGGGTTTAGAAGTAAAACCCTCCCAAACCTCCCACCGCCGCCTCACGCTTCCCGCCGGTGCCTCCTCGCCCATCTGATCTCAACCTCCTCCTCTGCCGATGGCCGGAAAGTCTCACCCTAATCGCACCGGCGGCGATCCACCCTCGCGCGGCCGCGACCGCGGTAGCCTTACCCCCCGCCTCGGTTTCTCAGCACGGGCAAGAGCAAGCACTCAGAGTGTGACGATACGGCCGTCGTCGTTTCCTCGCGCGGCGGCGGCCGCCTTGCCTCTCCGCCTCGCTTCCCCGGCACGGGCAAGGGCAAGCACTCCGTTACAGACTGTGGCGAGACGGCCGGCGCCGCCTTCTCGCGCGGCCGTGGAGGCCCTCCCCCCTTTCCTCCCTTCGTCGACAAGGGGAAAAAGGTCGCCTCGGAGCAGGCCATTGAGAGACCGATGTCTTCCACGGCATTCATGAAGGACGCACGTCGGGGATTTATGGCAGATGCCCGCCGGGCTGCACAGACCCGCACCTCTCCTCGGCCTCTCCCTTCCTCGTGCCCTCCTGCATTGGGGAACAGATCTGACAGGTGCGTCTATGCCTCGGAATGGTGCAGATTCATGCATCGTTACCCCTAATCTATCTATTAGATCAGGTTATGTTTAGTTAGGGTGCTTGCCCACACTACCCTAGCTAATGTCGACAAGAGTTGGCTTGCCAATTTTGTGGCCATGAGATCTCTACAAACCCAACATTGACCAAGAATGCATAGGCAGCCAATTTTTTGGTTGGGCTAGTGTGCGCAGCAAGCCGAACAGACCCTGGAACTATCGTTTTTTTGGGCAAAATGTTTAGGTCTATTTGGTTTGCAGCTATTTAATTTAACTATCACCAATCGGGTATTTAGTTTGATCAGCAGGCTGAGGTATTATTAGTTATCTCATACAACCGTTAGTTAGAAATGAAAATAATCCATTCATATATGCTCCACCATCAAAGAGCTAGGGTAAGTATGAATGAGCACTGATTCATATTGAATATTTTGCCTCCACCATGCGATGGACATCTGGCAATGATCCACCATATCCATCAGATCTAGAACAACATGCATAAGTTGCTACTGTGACAACTGATTTATATTAGAAGCGAGATGAAACAAAATATTTGTTCCTATCTGCAAATTTTCTAGAGCTGAATAGGAGGAATGAGAATGAAATTTGGACATAAGTAATATAAGATTGGGCAAACACTGGAGAAACCTCTTGCTCTCTCCTTTTCAAACAAAATCTAAAAAAACAACTAATGTTTGCAAATGTTTTCTATTTGTGTATCATGAATATTCTAGAATTTGACTGATGTATCTCACATTCTTGGAAGGGGCGATACTAGGATGAACTTCACTATGAAACCTTTAGGATCTACAATCAAGAAGCCCTTCATCCTGGACATGAAAGTCTATTCAAAACTAGAACATCATCAGAAGGAAGGGTTGAAGTGGTTGTGGAGAATTCATTGCTGTGGAAAGGGTGGTTTATTGGCGGATGACATGGGGCTGGGCAAAACCTTCCAGGTGCTTGTTGTGTTGTATTTTGGTTTTCTGCATACTATTTGACCTTCTAATCTATTTTTTTCTTTGGGTGTATAGATATTAGCCTTTATAGCAGGTCTGATTCAATCAAATTTGATGAGAAGGGTAATTATTGCTGTTCCTACCATGATACTCGATCAATGGGTTACAGAAATGGAAGAAGTCGGCCTTAAAAACTATATATACATGTAAGTGTTCTTTAGCTCCCATCTGTTTGCGACATTTCAAGTCCGATCATTTTACTAGGTCCATATTATCATAGTAATAAAAGGAGAGATCTGCAAGCATTCTTATGGGAATTTATTTTTTCTGACAGCTTCAAGGATATAAAAACAAGAAATATGGAGCTTATGAAGGTTTGTCAGGTATGCCTGGATCCACCGAGAAATTTAGGCGTTGTATTGCTTTTGCAAGTAATTTGAGCGCATTATCTTTTGTTGAGACCAAAATACTTGGTGCTGATTGAAAAATTCAATTTCAAAAGATCTTATAAACCATATCGTTTTTCTTCTTTGTTATATTTGTTCCTGTATTTGAGTGATCTATGTCATTTTACCCGATGGTTCTTGTGCCTATTTGTTGCTTTACCATCAGTTAAAATGCTCTTACTTTTTGTTATAACTTACTGAGCAGTAAAATGTAGATTATGCTGGATTCGGTTCAGGTGTAACATCATATTGGGTTGTTCAGTTGGTTGTTGTCCCGCCAGTTAGTTTATTAATGGTGTTATTATTGTGACTGCTAAATCACCTATTTCTATTTCCTGCATTATAGGGAACTTGTGCACATCTATGTTTTCTTATTTGACCTGAAACCATGGGCTGTAAAAGTTACAAAAAGCTGATCAATGAAAAGGATATTTGTCTGGACATCTAATCACTTTTTAATAGGGACGTAGCTAGAGGGTACATCAGCAGTTTTTTTTGCTTGAAAAGTAATGTTTGACCATGTTTCCGTTACAGACTGGAGGTATTCTGATTACTACACATACTCTGGCGACTAATAACTGGTCAATGTTAAATATTTCATGGGATTACTTGTTCATCGATGAGGCTCATTTGACTTGTAAGAAAAGCAGCCTTAAAGCTTACAGAAATTTAGAAAGGCTTGAGTGCAAAAAGAGAAGAGTTAAATACACCTACAGTACACGAACTTGCACTGCGGGAACACTTTCATACAAAAACTTGAAAATTGAGACAAATGGGTCACTAAACTTGCTTTGCGGGAACAAAATCATACAAATTAGTCCGAAACGACCACGTGGCGCGCCACGTCGGCAGGGGAGCACGAGCTGGTGGCTGGTTAGTTTGTAGAAACCTCCCTAATAATGTAAACATTGAACCCGCAGTCCTGATTGAGATTGAGCAGGGAAAAAAATTATGGATAACCCTGTACTTATGCCAAAAGTCACATTGGCACTAGTAAccctctccaaaccccttcgctCTTCATCTTCGTGGCCTGTTCGTCTCCTATTCCGCATCGCTGTGGCTGGTTCATCTCCTCCGCATCGCCCTCGCCGTGGCGATCACGCTGGATGGAGCCACGTCCTCGAGGCATAGGCGAATTTCCTCCAGACTACGGTAGGAAATCAAGTTGTCCCGCTCTCTGCTCCCCTCTGGTCATGTTCTGCTAGGGTTTTGATCAGGTGTGATCCTCGGTATTTGTGGCCGCGGCATAGATGAAACTCTGGGCTTTTGTGGAGTTTTGGGGGGCGTGTGGTTAAGATTCAGTGTTTGATCAGATTTGGCATAGATGTAGTGTGTTTTCATGTATTGTGGTGTCCCCTGTTTTGATCAGAAATATATGTTGCATGCGGTGTTAAGCATGGGGTTCAGATTTGCTGTTAATATAGTGCGGTAAAGAAGAATATGGGTTCAGAAACCTTATAGATTCAAATCAGTTTCAGAAATGTGATATACTGTACTGCAGTTTCAGAATTGATATAGGTTCAGAATTGAATGGCAAAAATTAGTGTACTGTAGTTTTGTATTTATGTTCATAAACAATGCTTGATATATGGTTAGGGGCATATTTGGAAGTGCTGTTGCAAACCATTTTTCAGTAAATGATATGCATATTCATTAACAACAGTTAGCATTTTCCGTGACACGTAACAATCGTGTACTTCTACTTGCAGGAGAAAAATCCAATTTCTTTACAGCGGTGTTTGAACACAATGGCATATTTTGTGGGCTGGATGATAGAAGGACATTTTGGGGAAGCACTCAAGAGGAGTATGACAATTGTGATGCGAACACATGGTCTAGGGATGTGATTAATTGCATATTGCAGCATTTGGGATATGACATTACTAGTCCTGAGCTACAAGTGtattggttattacctgggaaggACATCCTAGATGGCATGGTTTGTTTAGATAATGAAGAAGCAATTGCTTCAATGGCAAGGGCTGGCAGAGAAAACAGAAGTTTGCATGTTATAGTAGATGAGAGAAATCATGTGAAATCAGAATGGGATGATCTCATATATAGAGGCTGCCTTGAGCTGCCAAGGGTAATGACTCAAAGGAAAATGCCAAGTGGATTTAGGCCCGGAGAAGGCACTTCTGAGAGCACTAGTTCATGTATGATGCTGGTGAATGAAGCAGAACCACATAGTTATGTCCATCGAGAACATGAAGAGGAAGCCGAGAAAGGGCATGGAGAGGCAACAGAGGATGAGCATGGAGAGAGAGTAGAGGACGAGCATGTAGAGGCAACAGAGGATGAGCATGAAGATGGAGCAGAGGATGAGCATGCAGATGGATCAGAGGAAGAGCATGGAGAGGACAGTGGCACAGatgaagatttttatgaaagtGATTATGATGTTCCTGATGGGGATGATGATCTATTTGTTCAGAATGTTGATGAGAGTGTGAATGACCACAATGAGCAGAAGGAATACATAGATGATGAAGATCCAGTGGAAGATGATGATGATCTAAACTTGTCTAAGAAAGAGCTAGAAAGGTTGAAGTACTCTTTCAAGGCATTTAATCCATAGGTGGACCTAAATAATCCAATTTTCAGAGTTGGACAAGTGTATGGTGAAATGAAAGAGCTTAGAGCTGCTTTGGTTGCATACAGTGTGAGAAACAGGGTTAAGATTAACAAAGGAAGAAATGAAGCAACGAGGTTGAATGCATCTTGCTCTGCTGGATGCCCCTGGCTTTTGAAGGCGTCTAAGGACAACAGAACAGGAAGCATTGTAATTAAGAGATACAATTGCAATCACACATGTCAGAAATCTTGGGATGCAAAGTGTTTGTCAGTTAAATTTCTTACCGGTAAGTTCATTGAGGAGTTCAGAGACAACCAAAAGATGGACTTGGTGACCTTTGGTAACAAAGTTCAGAGAGAATTCAAGGTCAGACCTCATAAAGTCAAATTAGGAAGGGCAAGGAGAGCTGCACTTGATTTGATACATGGAGATGAAGCAGCTCAGTATCAACAGCTATGGAATTATGGTAAAGAGCTGAGGAGGAGCAATCCTGGCAGTACCTTCCTTGTTAGCACAACTCTTGTTAAGGAGAATGAAAATGAGGACCCAAAGGATCATTTGTCATCGTTGTATTGGTCATATGATGCTTGCAAGAGAGGTTTCTTAAATGGATGTAGGCCCATCATTTTTATCGATGGATGCCACTTGGAAAGTAGGTACAAAGGCCAGTTACTTACTGCTGTTGGCATAGACCCAAACGACTGCATTTATCCCATTGCAATGGGAATGGTTGAAGTAGAATCAAAATTCTCCTGGGAGTGGTTTCTCACTACATTAAAGCATGACTTGAACATAGTGAACACCTCCCCATTCACTATAATGAGTGACAAACAAAAGGTATTTTGTTCACCACTAAAATGTTGTTTTCAGTGTATTAATTTCTGCATTATAACAAATCTTAGTACTTACACCTGTGCACTTCTCTAGGGCTTAATAAATGCAGTTGGAAAGGTGTTTCCAGACTCAGAGCACAGATTTTGTGTTAGACATTTATATCAAAACTTTCATATGCATTTCAAAGGAGAGACATTGAAAAACCATTTGTGGGCAATTGCAAGATCAACAAATATCACAAAGTGGATGTTGAACAGAGAAGCAATGAGAGAGGATTGCCCTAGTCCTGTTGCTTGGTTGGAGAATAAACCTGAAAACCAATGGGTGAAAGCATTTTTCAGTGATTTCCCCAAATGTGACATCCTATTGAACAATATGTCAGAAGTGTACAATAGGTAAATTGCAGTACTGTGCTTTCTATTGATTTGCATTGTATTATGCAGACATTTAATCATTTATTTGCAATGCATTGCAGCTACATATTGGAAGCAAGGGAGTTCCCTGTGATTTCAATGATGGAATGTATAAAGGGTAAGATTACTGCTAGACATGAGAGCAAGCAGAGAGAGGCAAGAAACAAATGGACTGGTAAGATATGCCCAAAGATCAAGAAGAAATTAGAGAAGGAGATAGAACTGTCTGCAAGTTGTTTTCCTAGTCACTCTGGTTTGGGAGTATATTCTGTGATATCAAGAAACTTTACATACCTTGTGGATATTCCAGCAAGGACATGTGATTGCAAAAGATGGCAACTTAGTGGCATTCCTTGCAGCCACTCTATTGCGTGCTTTAGGGAAGAGAGGATAGATACAGAAGAAATGGTTCACAAGTGCTACACAATAGAGACATACCTGCTAGCATATGGGCACAATATAATGCCTATGAGAGATAGGGCTCACTGGGAGCAAGTTAATGGAATTGTCGTTCATCCACCGATTTACAAGAAAAAGATGGGAAGGCCACCAAAGAACAGGAAAAGAACACCTGAagaaaagcttcagaaggatggcagCATTGCACTGAACAAGAAAGGTGTGAGCATGCATTGTTCAATTTGTGGAAAAGCAGATCACAACAAGAAGGGCCATCAGAAATTCATggagagggagagtgagagggaagCAAATGAGATGGAAGAAGAAATAGAAGATCCTTCCATTTTAAATGTAAGACATGTAATTTCAGGACATAGAAGTTCATAAGTGTTAGTGTCATTATTCACACCATACTATATTTCAGGACATCAGGACACACATGGAGGACACAAGGCTAGATCCTATGCATGTGCCTTTCAGCATGGTACATATAATGAGGCAAGAGGTGAAAATAGCTATACACTGCTTCATATGTTCTCATATCCATTTAATTATTTATAATGACTTATGAATGCTATGTCTAAATTTTCATTAGGAGAGAATCCATGTTTCAAATGTCAAACCACCTGGTCCTTTGCCAGATATATCTAGATTTGTTGCTGATGCCAGGGACTCCATTCCTGAGAGAAGAACAATTACTACTGCTACAACCAGAGGAAGGAATAGGGGAAAAGGCAAAGGGAGGCCACTAGATGATGAAGAAACCATTGGTGCTACAAGCAGAGGAAAAAACAAGAGACAGAAAGCAGGTACTAGCACATACCCAGGTGATGGAAGCAATCGTGCAAGAGGGCCCAACAATGCAACAAGAGGAGGTTCAATAGCTGCAAGAGGTGGCCGGAGTGGTGGTGCAAGAAGGGGAGCAAATGCTACAATAGGTGGAGGAAATGCAACAATAGGAGGAgcaaatgctgttggaagagggggAACAAATGCTACAAGAGGTGGACGAAGTGGTGCTGGAAGAGGGGAAGCTAATGCTGCACGAGGTGGAGGAAATGCTGCTGGAAGAGGAGGTGGTGCTGATGGAAGTGGTGGAACAGTTGGTGGAAGGGGCTGGTGCTATCTTTTGCTTGGAGAAGATGgagaaaggagagatgcatctgtTCCAGACCTAAATGCTGCTGCAATCCCTGACCTCAATGCTCGAGAAGAGATCATTGTGACCCAAAATGCGCCTACGGGTCCTTTCTAAAGTGGGATGTTAGCAAAGTTCATCGATGAGCTAGCTAATCATGTCGTAGTTCATGTCTGAACTTTGTAGGTACTTTATTTTGTAAGGTTCTAAAAACCTGAATGTTGCTGCATTGGTACTGCTATGTTATGGACCTGCTATGTTCAAAATGCATATATGCATGTTCTGAACCTTGCTATGTTCTGAATCAAATTTGCATTATGTCATCTATGTTTGTCAGCCGGCATGTTCTGAAGGTTTCTATCTTAGCCGACATGCTCTgagtgtttcttttttcttttttaggtAGGTAATGTTCTGAATTTTTCTAATCCTGAAGTaaattttgaaattcatgaaacaacTGAAATTTTGTCCATCTGAAAACAGAGCATGTGCATGAAAAACAGAGCAAACATAGTTGTTTGCAGGTTTAGAAAGTACAGGTTCAGAACACATACAGAGTGTCCTGCTAAAAAAAGTTGAAAAAATGGGACCTGGGAGTCGGAACTCAAGATCTGCGATTTACAGCTCGGCCACGACGAGTAGGTCCTAGCTCGCGGCATGCAAAACGTCGCCGACGACACCGCGCAGCGGCCGCAGAAGCAGGACGCCGGAGTAGTGTTTCTGACTTTTGACTGGAGTACGAAGCTAGCTCGAGCACGACGTAGTTACAGCCCTGGAGTACGCACGTACACATAGGTGACTTTGGCGGCTCAACTTCCATGCTGCAGGAATCAGGGGGCGTCTCCAGTTAAGTGCATGTGTCTACAGGTGCTAGTTTCAGACTATCAGTTAGAGTTTCAGTTAACTACTAGTGCTAGGTTCAGTTTGTTATTTCAACATATAACAGGGATGTTTTTGGAAATATTCCTCCTGGAACGTGCAAGTTGCTACAACCGACGCGGCGTCCTATGTGGCCATTTCGGACTCGATTTGTGTGATTTTGTTCCCGCAAAGCAAGTTTAGTGACCCATTTGTCTCAATTTTCAAGTTTTTGTATGAAAGTGTTCCCGCAGTGCAAGTTCGTGTACTGTAGGTGTATTTAACTCAAAAGAGAATCCTCATTACAGGGACCCCGGCACCAAATAGCTTGAAGGTTTGTACTCACCATGGTCATATGAAAATTGACATTATTTTTTGTTCTATTTCTAAATCACTTTTCGGTGAAAAATGCAGGAGTTCCGAGCTATTTTAAACTTTTGTTGTCCTGGAATGTTTGATTGCATGAATGAATTCCATGATAGCTATTTGTCACCCCTTGTTGAAGGAAATTACAAGGATTCTTCTCTGGATCAGTTAAATGAATCATCCAAAGCTTCGAAGGTAATTCCTCTTGCTGTGTATTACTCCATCTGATCATCAAAGAAGAGAGCA from Triticum aestivum cultivar Chinese Spring chromosome 4A, IWGSC CS RefSeq v2.1, whole genome shotgun sequence harbors:
- the LOC123086994 gene encoding uncharacterized protein, producing the protein MKELRAALVAYSVRNRVKINKGRNEATRLNASCSAGCPWLLKASKDNRTGSIVIKRYNCNHTCQKSWDAKCLSVKFLTGKFIEEFRDNQKMDLVTFGNKVQREFKVRPHKVKLGRARRAALDLIHGDEAAQYQQLWNYGKELRRSNPGSTFLVSTTLVKENENEDPKDHLSSLYWSYDACKRGFLNGCRPIIFIDGCHLESRYKGQLLTAVGIDPNDCIYPIAMGMVEVESKFSWEWFLTTLKHDLNIVNTSPFTIMSDKQKGLINAVGKVFPDSEHRFCVRHLYQNFHMHFKGETLKNHLWAIARSTNITKWMLNREAMREDCPSPVAWLENKPENQWVKAFFSDFPKCDILLNNMSEVYNSYILEAREFPVISMMECIKGKITARHESKQREARNKWTGKICPKIKKKLEKEIELSASCFPSHSGLGVYSVISRNFTYLVDIPARTCDCKRWQLSGIPCSHSIACFREERIDTEEMVHKCYTIETYLLAYGHNIMPMRDRAHWEQVNGIVVHPPIYKKKMGRPPKNRKRTPEEKLQKDGSIALNKKGVSMHCSICGKADHNKKGHQKFMERESEREANEMEEEIEDPSILNDIRTHMEDTRLDPMHVPFSMVHIMRQEERIHVSNVKPPGPLPDISRFVADARDSIPERRTITTATTRGRNRGKGKGRPLDDEETIGATSRGKNKRQKAGTSTYPGDGSNRARGPNNATRGGSIAARGGRSGGARRGANATIGGGNATIGGANAVGRGGTNATRGGRSGAGRGEANAARGGGNAAGRGGGADGSGGTVGGRGWCYLLLGEDGERRDASVPDLNAAAIPDLNAREEIIVTQNAPTGPF